CAAGTTGGTTGACATGTTCGGCAGAAACCTCGCGTAAAAAGTAATCATACCCAAAAACGAGCGTAGCTCGCTGACATTACAGGGACTCGGTGCCTGCATGATAGCGTCAAGGTTTTTCTCTGTCGGATGAAGCCCATCACGATCGATGCGATGCCCTAGATAAGTTGCTGCTGGGCTGCGGAAGTTGCACTTATCGAACCTTAGCTTTACACCACGCTCTCGGAAGCGCTCTAAGACGTTTTTCAGCCTTTCGCCGTTGTCACTCGCTCTTTCGGAAATGAGCACATCGTCAAGATAAGCCTGTGCTCCTGGAAGGCCAGCCAATACCTCATCCATTTTTCTTTGAAATATCGCGGGCACAGAAGCTATCCCGAAAGGAAGTCTGTTGTAGCAAAATAGCCCTTTTGGCGTATTAATGACGCAAACTTTCTTCGCGTTATCGTCTAGCGCCACTTGATTGTATGCATCCCGTAAATCCAAAGTGCTGAAATAGTCCCCATCGTGTAGTTGCGCAAACATATCCTCAATAATTGGCAATGGGTATTGCTCAGTTGCACACGCTGGATTTACTGTGGCCTTGAAATCACCGCATATTCTTACTGCGCCGTCTTTCTTAAGCACTACGACTATGGGCGTTGCCCATTCAGAGTGTGCCACCGGCGACAGCACGCCCAGAGAAACTAAACGGTCTAGTTCAAGTGACACTCGCTCGCGTAGCGCGTATGGAATGGGTCTGGCCTTACAGAACTTGGGTACGGCGCCTTCCTTCATGTGCAGGCTGGCTGGAGGACCCTTGATTAGCCCCAGTTCCTCGGAGAACACGTCATGGTAGTCGTTGAATATGCTGTTCACGCTGGATTCGCTTGGTTCTTTTGTTGACCCCGAGTCTTCTACAAAACGAACCACCGGAGCACCTGCGCTGCTCAGCTGCTGGATTAAATCGCGACCGCAGAGGCTTGGTCCCGCACAGTCCAACACGGTCAGCGAACACTCTACTGTCACTCCTTTATGACAAACCTCGAGCGCAAGCTCCCCAAGTACTGGAAGGCGTCCTGTGTAGCAGGATAAATTCAGACCGGACGGTTTCAGTTTCGGCCATTGGTCGCGGTGCGTATCGTACAGTTGACGCGGAATGACACAAACGGGCGACCCGGTATCGACTTCCATGCTCAGCTGCACACCGCACCAAGTGAATGTTCGGCGAATCGGCGGTTCCAGACAACTTTTTAGTTGTGATACCAAAGTCCAAATGTGGGCGGCTTCGTGTTCTTCTGCTGAGGCTTCCGTCCCCAAGAGGGTGTTAGTTTGTGCCGTCCTCGCCGCGCCTTGTTCTCGAGCCCCGCGGCTTCGACATTTCCTTGCAAGGTGACCACGTCGTCCACAGCGGTAACAGCGCGCGTTAGACCAGGGGCAACATGCGTCATTATGTTTTGTACTGCCGCACCTTGTGCATTCTTGACGTGCGTCAGCCCTCCTCTCATCCAGCAGAGTTTCTTTCTGATACGCCTGTACTTTTAACACGGGTTTCGTTGCCGGTGGTGCACTTTACATCACTATCCGCAGCCTCAGCTGCAAGAGCCATCGCTTCAGCGTCTTGTAGGGTTAATTCCCGCTTTGCCAGTAGCTGCTTCTGCAGGGCACCTGACCGTATAGCACACACAATGCGATCTCGTAGCATGCGATCCAAAGAACTGCCAAAATTGCAATTGTCAGCCATGCGGCGAATGTCTACCAGGAATTCATTAATCGGCTCGCCCTCAGCTTGACAACGACTGAAGAACTTGTAGCTTTCGGTGATTTCGTGTCTCTTGGGACTGTAGTGCTCGCTCAAAACTTCTACGACTTCTTCATACATCAACATTTGGCTTGCGCGGAGTCACCTTCCCTGCCAGCACTTGGATCGTATGCGTATTAAACGCGCCAACCAGCAATGCTCTTTTCTTAGTCGAGTCTTCAATTGCATTCGCTTCGAAGTACGCTTCTACTTTAATAAGGTACGGCTTCCACTTATCTTTGCCTTCTTCAAAGTCCGGAAGGTGGTGAGCCATGATGGCCTTGGTTTCTCGGTTCTCGTGGGTTCCAGATCAGTGTCGACTTTCACAGCATGGGCGATGttcatcctcgtcgccactgtagcATAGCCATGGCGTGTTCGTAGTAACGCCAGGCCAGTGAAGCATCAGCGTAGTCAGTAGAACAAAATGAGCGTTTATTCAAAGGTGTATAGTGTATTTATAAGTAGCCGAGTGGCAAGCAGATAGGAAAGAGCACGTGTTAGTAGTGATAGTCCGAACTCTGAAAGATCGCCAGATGAGGCGATAAAAGGTGCGCATACTTCGAAGATACACGTGTAGTTGCAACAACTTACAAGTGGCTCCAACCAAAAAATAGGTTTATTTTCTGGACGTTTCGGAAACAACTTTGTTCCTTCTTCAGGGGGAGTGACGACGGAGTTGCGCCTCGACATCTCCGTTGTCACTCCCTCTGAAGAAGGAATCGAGTTGGTTCTGAAACGTCGGGAAAATGAACCTATTTTTTGGTTGGAGCCACTTGAAAGTCATAACTTCAAACATAGCGGCAACTCTCATTATTGGCTGTAGTCTGTTAACAAGGTGTTGAGAGAGAGAACCGCTCTGACCTTCACTTTCACTCTTGCatggcaacaacaaaaaaagttcaTCTGCGTGGAAGCATGCTCTTTGCAGAGAAATGGAAAGTGAAAAGGGCAGAGAGCAAAGCATGCCTTGTGCACATCGTGTTGTTCTTTGCTTGGTGCTGCTGCTGGCTGTTTCGATGAGCACTGCTCAATGACCAAAAAACTTTTGAGTGTTGCATCCACATGTGATGCTAATAAAGAATATTAGAAAATATTGCCAGAAGTGGGCTCCAAGCGTTCCTTTCGAGCGTTAGGTGATACTCTTGAACATTGTTGCCATTTCTCCTTTTTCACGAAAATCTTATGTGTGCAGATAATGAAAGATCCGTGTATTTTTAAGTGAGAATGTTTGACGCTAACCTGCTATGCATTCCGCATCAGTTAAAAGTAAACCACCAAACAAAGACGTGTAGCAGGTGACAACAGCTACAATGGCGCAGTCATATTGCTAAGGACGCCAGCGTCCTGACCTTTGTTGGTAAATTTCCTAGCTGGTCTGTATGAGTACTAATTGATGTAAGATAGATAAATAATGCAAAAACATTCTTGGAATCTTGCATTTGAGAGGTTTCATTTGTACACCTGTGTTTTTGTTCCTAGGTTAAAGGAGTTGCTGAGGACAAGGCTCATAGAATGCGGGTGGAAGGACCAGTTGAAAGCATACTGCAAAGGTTAGTGACTCTTTTGTAGGCTATAAGTGTGTGTTTGAGAAGAACTacagagcattttttttttgtgcacattGGCTAAGTCATGAAAGGGACACTTAAGGAAAAGACTTAAGTCATGCTAGATTGGTAACTACATTCCTCGAGAATAGCAAATAGGTGGACCTTTCGTACACCACAGAATGCCATAGCCATAAGTGTGAAAGATGGGACTGTGATTCTGCCTTTGAATACTTGAAGCAGTCTTCTGCTACATCATAGAGTTTGACACCCTGTGATGGCTTGTTAATTCTTGATCATTAAAAAGCGCCGCGCATCATTTAAGAACAAGGGTTGTAGGCATTCATTGCACAAAAAAGAACAGGACCCAAAACCCACCTTTTCAGTTAACCTTAGAATTTATAGCTTTGCAGTAAAGTTATTATTATTCCGTGGTTTAAGCAAACTTTCAGtatatattttttcctttttcaaagctttttttttttctaaaaaagaTTTCAGAAGTGTATTTTGGCTCTTTCTTTGTGTATATGTCTGTCTGAGCAAATAAAAACAATCTATACATTTGGGTCATTTTTTGCAGTGTGTGCTCAGTAGCGAAAAAGTTTACACAAAAGCCATTTCTTCATCTATTTGTATGAGGATTGTGTACTGTAGGAAGATGTTGAGGCATTAAGTAGCTTTTCGATTATTGGTTTTTTAGGGCCCATGTTGGAATAGCGGTATTGCAGCGGGGCACTGCAGGAGGCTAGAGCAGTTTGTGCGATTTTAAAAAACCGTTGACAGGATTTTCTCACTCAGACTCCGAAACGGGGCACACACAGCAGCTCACTGCAATGACCTCTAAAGGGATGCAGTTCTGTGTGTCTCACACTGACAGATGAGCTTTGCAAGACAATGCAGTAAGAGGCATGCACAGGTAGTGAACCTTAGACGTAAAGATACCAGGTGAGGTGGAAAGCATCATGTGGGCACCCCGAGTTTTGGAaaggtgaatgtttttttttttcgcaaataaTCTAACAGGTAGAATCTAACAGGTAGCCTTTCTAACATCATGTTAATTGCTTTTGCCTCCAGTGGTGCTTCCTTGCAAGCAATACTGGCATCGCAACATGGACATTAAAACCAGTTATAAAATCAGTTTAGCTAGTGAAACTGATAGTGATGGCTACTTGACCATGTAGTGTCTGTCATGCTGAAGGGACAAATAGTGAAGAAAGCATCCTCGCATCTGTTTCCGTTTAAAATAGGTCACCTGGAATGCCTTGCAACTTAGTATTAAGATACTGGTGATCAGCCATGCAGGTTATGTCTGCCCAGCTGTAAGCAGAACTGGCTAGATCTGCCTAGGGCATTGTAAATATCCATTGAGTATATATTTAAAACTAATAACACAGGATGCTGGCCAACTTTGAAGCCAGTATGTCCATACCAGTGATTTTGGAGTGACATTGTGCAAACACTATTTATGGATATTCTTCCATTACAGAAATCATCAGAGAAAAGGGCGTAGAAAACGTATCTGTCGATGAACTTATTGCAGCAGTCACACCTAGAGGAAGAGGTGAGTGTCAAATAGTTGGAATCGAGTAACATTTCTTAGTTAATAATTATTTTTAAAGCAGAACTAGAGCAGGTTGCGGCATTGGATTCATTGTAAGACATTTTCTTCCAGTGGTAACTGTCAGTGTTTGTCCCATCTTGATTTCATCATTAATTGTGCCATTTTCTTTCATGTTCCAATAATGAACCAATTGAGACCTTCTTTAGTCTACTTCTCCAGTGCCAACTCTTGTTTTACTAATCTTTAGTGTGGACAGTGCATTACTGAAATGCATAAGAGTCACGAGC
The DNA window shown above is from Dermacentor silvarum isolate Dsil-2018 chromosome 1, BIME_Dsil_1.4, whole genome shotgun sequence and carries:
- the LOC119436087 gene encoding transcription and mRNA export factor ENY2-like, whose product is MKASINQRLIETGERDRLKELLRTRLIECGWKDQLKAYCKEIIREKGVENVSVDELIAAVTPRGRATVPDIIKRELLHQIKNFLMDQQGGS